The Cydia pomonella isolate Wapato2018A chromosome 23, ilCydPomo1, whole genome shotgun sequence region ACAAAAAcgtacagcccaatatcaactttCGTGCATTGCGACAAGGTTCATTGCCGTTTAAAGGTTTAAAAAGAGCGAGGTATTATCTGTCAAACAGTATGAAATGTGACGACTGAAAGATACTTTTTTTCAACTGCCTGCATTTTAagcaagaaaaacaaaaaataaatgtacatcTGGGGCCATAGCCATGACAATCGTGTGTCGACAAATGCCAACCGAAAAGTAAAAATGCAATAGGCATGTCACGAAAATTTACGTGATTATTTCTATGCATTAAGTATCGATTGGCATTTTTTATATGGGTCAATATCACGGATATTTCAACCGAATTTCATTGGACATATTTTTGCCGAAGTGTAATGTAATTGGACATATTTTGCCGAAGTGTTAATGTCATTGGATATGAAGTGTAATGTCATTGGATATATTTTTGCCGAAGTATAATGTAATTGGACATATTTTTGCCGAAGTGTAATGTCATTGGACATATTTTTGCCGAAGTGTAATGTCATTGGACATATTTTTGCCGAAGTGTAATGTCATTGGACATATTTTTGCCGAAGTGTAATGTCATTGGACATATTTTTACCGAAGTGTAATGTCATTGGACATATTTTTACCGAAGTGTAATGTCATTGGACATATTTTTACCGAAGTGTAATGTCATTGGACATATTTTTACCGAAGTGTAATGTCATTGGACATATTTTTGATCAAGTGTAATGTCATTGCACATGTTTGTCCAAGTGATGTCATTGgacatatttttgccaaaatGACAATTGAAATGTGTCTGGTGGTTTGGTAGTACCAgacaaccaaaaaaaaaacaccatgaTGTTGAAACACTTCGTCATAAATATATCCAAAAAGGCATTGATTGTGTATGTTTAAAGTCTAAGATAAATTCGTACGAATTTGACAGGTGGTGCGGTAGGTCTGTTTGCGAAATGTTGTCGCTTGACAAGTCAGTTACAAAATATAGAGCAcagtatagtcagcatcaacagAATGGCTTAAGTGACCAAATAACGAAACACATCCTTATTTATATGGTAATAAAGATGTGTTACGATATAATAGGCCATCTTGGCTGATGCTATTCGATATCGATTATACGGCACGATCGTTTCGACTATCCTAGACGGCACGTATATTTTCTAGACTTATTACTGATCGATCGGCAAAAATTGCAAACCTCTCCTCAAAGAAGTTGAGAGGTTTGCAACTTTAGGTATTAGCTAAAGCAGCAAATATAGTTTACGATAGATTATATGTCCAAAGAAATCAGGCCTAACGCAGATATAGACTACTACGGCTACGTTCGGCCACGTGGGCCAGGGCGCTGTGTATAATGAGAGAGGTTGTGGTGCGGCGGGCCGGGGGGCCGGGGGGCGGGGGCGCCTAGTTCCAGATGCGCAGGAAGGAGTCCCACGAGCCGGTGGCCACGGCCATGCCGTTCTCCGTCACGCCGAGGCAGGACACGCGGTTGTCGTGCCCGGCCAGGATGCCTGCAACCAAATATCACAGATGTTATTGGCTCAACACGATCCTACTAACCTTtctgttaattatttttttaatgttattttctaTGCATAAGAAGAAAATCCATGTGAGAAATGCGGaagaataataaactaaaacgattattacttattattgcCGTCAATAATTTCGCACTTCAAAAATCAACCTTGTCGACAACTGACAATGTGGTacgttttaataatattactaataatCTGTAGTTAAGCTTTATACCAGCCAGCCAGCTAGCTAAGGCCAGGGAGTGCTGTTCTGGAGACCTCGACTAGGAAGCTGAAATGACGGAAAACCGCGAGCCAGATGGTCGAACGACATTAACCCATTCATTGCCGACGCCTCATATTTTTACTCATCACGCAGTGCCGCCGCCTTCCACGCgacgacgcgaattcgcgtccgcggcattacgTTAACATTTCATGGACGCGAgttcgcgtccgcggcattagGTTAACCTATTTCAAGggcgcgaattcgcgtccgcggcattacgTTGTCAAGGACGCAATTTCGCGTTTTCGGCATCGTAAGTGAAATTTTTGCGCCTATAAACAGTTTTTGTCGAAAACGTATTCAGTATAGACGTGACGGCCGTATACTTCAGACGTATATgagtttttaatggtttttagtaagattataaaagttaaagaaAGTGTTTAAAGCAAGTGTTTAGATAATATTGGTTGTAATAATTTCTTATTCGTGACTAGTAACAAAACTTAGTATATAGTAGATAAAAAGAAATGGtctcatttcattattttcttcacactttaaatattaaatgcaacccattttattatagttaaatatACAGTCGACAATGTTTAGTACCCCTGGACATAAACATGTCTGcgtatctaaattattttagtagtttgtattattaattgccACAATCACTTATAAAGTATATGGCACATGATTAAATTactatcattaaatatttttcgcgaTAAAAGGTAAATGACAATTACCTAATATAAACATAATGGACGGGAATCCGCCTCCGCTTCACccgaaatgaaaatgttgagtattacaaatgtgtttattttaataaccggtAACAGTATACAatttgtctttaaaaattacatctcgggataagtttttttaaataagtgtttttctagcaaaaactattttttctaaattacaaatgcactgAATCCAAAAACCGAAGTATAATATTCtccttcaaaaaataaataaatagttgttttCTAGTAAAAAAACGAGGCCGCGAAATCGCGACCCCGGAATTACGGTCGGACGtgaattcgcgtcttcggcatccgagataagaattatgaaaattacaaatgcactgaatctaaaaaccagcaacagtataatattatccttcataaataaagtaacattttggtatcagcatttaagtacagttgttttctagcaaaaaaaacacaactcgAGGACGCGAAATCGCGTCCTCGGCATAACGATTACACATAACAtgggacgcgaattcgcgtcttcggcatccgagataagaattatgaaaattacagatgcactgaatccaaaaaccagcaacagtataatattatccttcataaacaaagtaacattttggtatcagcatttaagtacagttgttttctagcaaaaaaaaacaaataactcgaggacgcgaaatcgcgtcctcggcattacgattacacatacataggacgcgaattcgcgtcttcggcaaTGAATGGGTTAAAAAGACGGCAGAGCCGGTTGATAAGGTGTACTGACCGGCACGCTCGCTCTTCATGGAGTCCCACACGTTGCAGTTGAAGTCGTCGTAGCCGGCGAGCAGCAGGCGGCCGGACTTGGAGAAGGCCACGGACGTGATGCCGCAGATGATGTTGTCGTGCGAGTACATGGCCAGCTCCTGGTCGGCGCGGATGTCGAACATGCGGCACGTCGCGTCGTCCGAGCCCGTCGCGAACGCGAACCCGGACGGGAAGAACTGCAACAGAGATGGTGATACTTCAAAATGTGGAATGTACTTTTAGCTTGAGATGCTGTAGATGTATGCGATCTCTCTAAAGCATTTGATTGCGGTGAGCATGATACCCTCCACTGACTGCACTTACGATCTATCGCGTGGATATATACGATCTGAAGTAGCTGGATTTTCGATGCCTTTTTAACCAATGAACATAGGAATTTGTTGTTAACATAACCGGGTCAAACGAATACGATTGTAAATCTCGGAGTACCACAGGGATCTATTCTCGGGCTCTTTCTCTTCCTGATGTAAAATATTGACCGTGACCACTTTTACGTCGCCACTAACAGCTATTGAAGCTCGGAGTACTACAAGGTACAATTATTGGACCCTTCCTATTCCTCATAAACCTTTAAGTTAGGAGTACCACAGGGTTCAACTTTAGGGCCTCTCTCTTCCTGTAGACAAGCAAAGCAACCTTAATGCAGTACACTGACCGTGACGGCGTTGATGTCGCTCTCGTGGCCCGGGAAGGTCTGCTTGCACTGGCAGTCGCGGATGTCCCACAGCTTGGCGGAGGCGTCGCAGGCGCCGGACACGAAGGTGCGCTGGTCGGGCGCCAGCGACAGCGACATGACGTCGCCGGTGTGGCCGGTGAACTGCCCGCACTGCTGCCCGGTCTCGATGTCCCACAGGGCGCTGGGGAGAACCAACTCGTTTAATACTGCCTCGACAATCAAATAGATTTACAACGTATAACATCACATTAATTTGAATATGGAGACTTAAAGCGATAGAAATGATTTAAAGGACTTCCACAAAGTGGGATATGAATCTAAAAGGCTACATTTGCTAGTGGGCATTATGCCTTTCCAAATAAAAATGAAGGTTAATAGAATTAAAGAATAATTGAAGATATGTTATACCAGGTCATATCGCCCGAGCTGGTGAGGATCTGGTTGTCGTCGAGGAACCGGCAGCACGACAGGTAGCCGGAGTGGCCGGGCAGCTCGCGAGACACGCGCACGTTGCCTTCGCGGGTCTTCAggctgtaacaacaaataatcTTTAATGTCTAAaaaatcctggtcacggcaccaaaatGTAACAACACCATATtgtgccatttttttttaaataaaatacaacactttttattgcacacctcacacAGTTTACAATACATGTACAGAAACATAAATAAAGACTATTGAAtggaggtaacaacaggcgatcttatcgcttaagagcgatctcttccacaCGACCGTTGGTTAgcagagtaaaaaaataaaataaaaagccgaactaaatattatgaataatatgaatACACATACATAGATCATACCACACGCACATATTTTATCTATAGGTCTCAACATCATTGTCGTTACGAGTAATGTGCCCCGCTTTGGTCTTGTTCATGGTATGTAAAAATTGAGCTTATGATATGAACATTAGAACttagagatcgctctttagtgATATGATAAGACGTCGTCTTCTATTCTGTGTAACCTAGCTCATTCATATTACTATCAGCTGTTTATTTGAGGTGTGCAATGAACAGTAATTGTATTAGAAGgtataaaaatctaaatacaAGTCTGTGTTTTAGATAAGTTAATCAGAACGTCTAGCCCATATACGCGGAAGCGACTGGAGTGACTACATATGTCAAGTCAcagtttaaaaaagaaatatatgctAGATGTGCATATATAACGATACAGGAGCTGAGAATTAAAAAtgttaggtgaatatatccgtcttgctaacggaagcggcttctaaaactagtgcgataaggtcAACGCCAGGTTAGACGAAAAATATAaggaaattttgagatctaaaggGTAATttaattatctgtgtcggactgtttgctttttaggctaattgatgtcagttttcaATAGCATGCTTGTCTTTGCCGCCTaataaattaggccgtttttgcaaatacagtagaatccgtttattatgacatCGAAAGGAATTGACAAACACGTCATAATAAGCGGACGTCATACAAAACGTTTTGTGAAatgaaaaaccttttttatgtaaatatgtatgtacttaagtattttaatacagaaacatagtaaatacatatgtctacatacatattaaatcaaaatcaaaattgtacATAATCAGAACATTATAACACATACAAGTGTATTTTTTACTGTAAGAAATCTGTAATTTTTGACTGcttttgttttttcattttattgtaaaaacagTCTCTAATACTATTGTCATTATAACcggacataatttattaaaaatgggtCATAATAAGCGACATGTCACTGTAAGGGAAGTCATTATATCCGacttttttatatgaaaaccaaacttcGTGGTGTAATTACGTCATAATAACCGGTTGGTCAATATAGGCGgagtcataataaacggattctactgtatttgaagtgcactagcgccttaacaaacaaaaataccATTGCTCTATCTTAAAAAActacggaggaaacagtcgagtacgtttgtatggagaaatgaccactcctgttgcctcttaaggcTTTAAAGTTAATGTTGACGATTTCGACgttaacatttaaaaactaataataactGTAAGTTATGACgcataaaaaagaaaagtagctgGACACAGACAAACATTTAGTTGAAATAAAAGAACCATACGAATGAATAGTCTAGCGAAAACAATCAACAAATAAGTCACGCGTCAGTGACTCAATGACTTCGATGGTTCTAACAGGAATGTGCCGTCTTTCCTGTTCTAAGACCATATACGTCAGTAAAATGTGAATATGAATtcaatttttaataacaatgtGAATTAATTGGTATTGCGATTATAGTAAGGCTTATAGATGTTGATTTAAGTCCTAGtcgaattaattatttttaaccgaaTTAAAAAGGAAGAGGTTCTTCATTCCTTTgggattttatttttgtgtatttcCCCGATATCTCGAAGTAAGCTTTACCGGAAATGAAAACCCCGTTTTGGTTCTTCATCGTAACATCATGTGATGGCAACATAGGCAACCtcatgaataaatataacagtgcgttgcgttgcgttgcgtgtgtttattattcttgaaatttctatgagattacaccAAGTGCACATCCGtttaaatgaaagaaaaattGTTGGAagtcggttcacatgataaactGCTAGAGAGCTGCTAggctgactggtagagaatgccttttggcattaagtccgccttttgtacgataagtttccttttgtgcaataaagtttaaataaataaatgaagaatTACTCCTGAAAATCcaacatatttacataaattagtGATATAGAGCGCGAGCCCTAGTTAGAAACCTCTAAGAAATTAGCTAGCTTGAGAAAATTGGGCGCCATGttggatttctgcattttttATTCAGTTGTGTTGAAATGATCAAGCTTTAAAATGAATGAAGTGTTAAATGAGCTAGTATGGACCTCAAGGGTCAGTAACAGGGTCCTCACCTGTAGATGGAGCAGATGTTGTCGAGCCCGCCGCAGGCCACGTACGAGCCGGAGGGCGCGTAAGCGCAGGTCATCACCCAGGACGAGCGCAGCGGGATCGCGTGCACCTTGTTGGTGGTGTGGCTGTCCCATACTATCAGCTTGCCGTCTTGGGAGGCGGACACCAGGTTCCTGTAgacaaatttcatgttattaatcaaattatgaGGGCGTCACCACATTTAGTCGTCAAGGGAAGGTAGGTTGGGTATCATCACATCAGTCGTCGCCAGAGCAGGGATACACTACCAACCAACCAATGTCCCATGACACGTGTCGCGCGTTAACTAAAACTATTTGTTTCACTGGTATAAAAgcatgtgtaatttttttattcagccCCTTAGGGGTGTGATGTAAAATAGGGTTGGTTTTTAACAACTTCTACGCGGACGACagctagttaattaataaaactccttttctaataaacttaaaaattaagTAAGGCAATAACTGTAAAAGATAAAGCAAAGTGCCCCATTACCCATTATGGCCCAACGGTCACCCTTATTACATTAAGTAATTGCAAGTTGCCCCATACATTTAGTTTAGGTACTGGAGTTGTCATTCTGATTGCTTACCgcatatatttaaattgaaatcgtcttttttttttaatactacgtcggtggcaaacaagcatacggctcgcctgatggtaagcagtctccgtagcctgtgtacgcctgcaactccagaggagttacatgcgcgttgccgatcctaacccatcgttgagctctggcaaccttactcaccggcaggaacacaaaactatgagcagggtctagtgttatttggcggcagttttctgtaaggttctCTACTTTCGATCTGGAATGACAtacactggctgtgccctaccacacaaagcgggattcatttaaattatttaaactacTGATTGTGTAAGATGTGTTAAATCTCACACAAATTCGTATTTCGAAATTGACAGGTGATGTACTCGTAATGGCGATGCACGGCTCCGTACATTACGGGGTAACTTTGGttatcaaaagttgacgtttgataaTTCAGTGACCATGCAGGGCAGCGCCATCTGGACCCTGTTTTACCAGTGTGACAAATCACAGCTGACAATTCGTCATACATTGCTGTCCATACTCGTAAGTGTGTACTGACAATTCTTTCCTTACTTATTGACACggaatgtattaaaaaaatacagtatcAGGTGTCAGCGTGGTGAAACAGGCGCCTGGTTCAGctgttaattataatatatagctTTAAGTtacgttataaaaaaatatattaccgTATTTTTACCAGCTAAGACTTAGCTGCTAAGAGGTCACTTTCCACTGGTACCCAAGCACTCAACTCGCCCGCACACGCGTAATCAGAACATCTACATGGTATGATAAAATCTTCCATTCAATGACAGGCTGTCACGAATTTCATGCTGTATAAACGCTTGAAGCTCGCATGTTTGACTGCATTTACTTGCATTATTGTAGCTGAGAGAAAGGGACAGGGACAGCTGGGCTACAACTACGAACCACTTCGTTTGTTCTATTTGCCTGTTAGTTGAATATTCGAGGGAAAGTTGCCAAATGGACCACCGTTCGATTTTCAATGTTTGCGGTAGGCTCATGTCCTGTAAACGATTCAACTAAACATGTTTAGCCATTTTTACACGAAATAAGTAACTACCGCAACATAAGGACTTGTAATATCTCTTAGCTTCGTAATATACTCACGCATTACCTTAGGtaagatttattttgatacatTACAAGTTTATCGCTTAAGGAAAACAGCATTAGCTAATGATACATTACTGCGACGTGCTCTGAATGTACACTGTATAGTACATACGCAGGTATCAGGCGGAGTTGCTGCCCCAGAGCATGGCAGACGCCCAATCGTTCCCAAATAGACGAAAGAAACGACCACCACACACTCCCCACGGCGGTGGGGTGCGAATAGCACTGCTATCA contains the following coding sequences:
- the LOC133530637 gene encoding uncharacterized protein LOC133530637 isoform X1, translating into MRHFAVAGDRQPRAHRAHPDAHATHAARPPRQDLRHALGQRFQEPGVRLPRRQADSMGQPHHQQGARDPAALVLGDDLRLRALRLVRGLRRARQHLLHLQPEDPRRQRARVSRAARPLRLPVVLPVPRRQPDPHQLGRYDLRPVGHRDRAAVRAVHRPHRRRHVAVAGARPAHLRVRRLRRLRQAVGHPRLPVQADLPGPRERHQRRHVLPVRVRVRDGLGRRDVPHVRHPRRPGAGHVLARQHHLRHHVRGLLQVRPPAARRLRRLQLQRVGLHEERACRHPGRARQPRVLPRRDGERHGRGHRLVGLLPAHLELGAPAPRPPGPPHHNLSHYTQRPGPRGRT
- the LOC133530637 gene encoding guanine nucleotide-binding protein G(I)/G(S)/G(T) subunit beta-1 isoform X2; amino-acid sequence: MNELDSLRQEAETLKNAIRDARKAACDTSLSQATANLEPIGRIQMRTRRTLRGHLAKIYAMHWGSDSRNLVSASQDGKLIVWDSHTTNKVHAIPLRSSWVMTCAYAPSGSYVACGGLDNICSIYSLKTREGNVRVSRELPGHSGYLSCCRFLDDNQILTSSGDMTCALWDIETGQQCGQFTGHTGDVMSLSLAPDQRTFVSGACDASAKLWDIRDCQCKQTFPGHESDINAVTFFPSGFAFATGSDDATCRMFDIRADQELAMYSHDNIICGITSVAFSKSGRLLLAGYDDFNCNVWDSMKSERAGILAGHDNRVSCLGVTENGMAVATGSWDSFLRIWN